Proteins from one Streptomyces genisteinicus genomic window:
- a CDS encoding PP2C family protein-serine/threonine phosphatase — MDEPPIDYRAVFRTLPGAVALLTPDLVYADVNEAFLALARRTREQVVGRYLFDVFPDNPGDPAADGVRNLSASLRRVVETGERDSMALQRYDVEDPARPGTWEERWWSPVNVPVTGPDGSVVLLLHRVEDVTRLIRARGAADDDRSRVLEAELYSRARELQDANERLRRAHARDHEIALRLQDSMLPPPPLDRHSRAVCYRPATGALNVCGDWYDLVDLPESDVTAVAVGDVVGHGLLAAGVMGQLRSALSAASRVAAGPAQALEVLGLYARFVDGAESTTAVSVFIDWREHTLTYSSAGHPPPVLCGPDGTITFLDGATDPPLGARPEHVPRPQAGCAYTEGSTLVLYTDGLIERRDEDIYTGLDRLAAAVGRHHTADPGTVADALLADLVPHSGVVDDIALVVLRLTPPAGGM, encoded by the coding sequence GTGGACGAACCCCCGATCGACTACCGGGCCGTGTTCCGGACACTGCCCGGGGCGGTCGCGCTCCTGACCCCCGACCTGGTGTACGCCGACGTCAACGAGGCGTTCCTGGCACTGGCCCGGCGCACCCGCGAGCAGGTCGTCGGCCGGTATCTGTTCGACGTCTTCCCCGACAACCCCGGCGACCCGGCGGCGGACGGCGTGCGCAACCTCTCGGCCTCGCTGCGGCGGGTGGTGGAGACCGGTGAACGCGACAGCATGGCCCTCCAGCGCTACGACGTGGAGGACCCGGCGCGGCCCGGGACCTGGGAGGAACGCTGGTGGAGCCCGGTGAACGTCCCCGTCACGGGTCCCGACGGCTCGGTCGTCCTGCTGCTGCACCGGGTGGAGGACGTCACGAGGCTGATCCGGGCCCGCGGCGCGGCCGACGACGACCGCAGCCGGGTGCTGGAGGCGGAGCTCTACTCACGCGCCCGGGAGCTCCAGGACGCCAACGAACGCCTGCGCCGGGCCCATGCCCGCGACCACGAGATCGCCCTGCGGCTCCAGGACTCCATGCTGCCCCCGCCGCCGCTGGACCGGCACAGCCGGGCCGTCTGCTACCGGCCCGCCACCGGGGCGCTCAACGTCTGCGGCGACTGGTACGACCTCGTCGACCTGCCGGAGTCGGACGTCACCGCCGTCGCCGTGGGCGACGTCGTCGGGCACGGCCTCCTCGCCGCCGGTGTCATGGGCCAGCTGCGCAGCGCCCTGTCCGCGGCGTCCCGCGTCGCCGCCGGGCCGGCGCAGGCCCTGGAGGTGCTGGGGCTGTACGCCCGCTTCGTGGACGGCGCGGAGTCCACCACCGCGGTCTCCGTCTTCATCGACTGGCGGGAGCACACGCTCACCTACAGCAGCGCCGGCCATCCGCCGCCCGTCCTGTGCGGGCCCGACGGGACGATCACCTTCCTCGACGGGGCCACCGACCCCCCGCTCGGCGCCCGCCCCGAACACGTCCCCCGCCCCCAGGCCGGCTGCGCCTACACCGAGGGATCGACCCTGGTCCTCTACACCGACGGGCTGATCGAGCGGCGCGACGAGGACATCTACACCGGCCTCGACCGGCTCGCCGCGGCCGTCGGCCGGCACCACACGGCCGACCCGGGCAC